A portion of the Paenibacillus sp. PvR098 genome contains these proteins:
- a CDS encoding CPBP family intramembrane glutamic endopeptidase: protein MKKFIKHFKFQKVNLNEVDDRFLLINLYVTQLVVLIAGVVIMLFQQPQLSAVFSFAPGFRILIWGAGFAAAVLLVDLLISSKVPPEVTDDGGINEKIFKNRPLWHIAVLSLVVAFCEEVLFRGAIQASWGPYWTSILFAAIHIRYLQHWLMTGLVFGISYGLGWIYIQTGSLWTPIAAHFLIDFIMGCILRYRREES, encoded by the coding sequence ATGAAAAAATTTATAAAGCATTTTAAATTTCAAAAAGTCAATCTGAACGAAGTGGATGACCGGTTTCTGCTGATCAACCTCTATGTAACCCAACTGGTCGTACTGATCGCTGGAGTTGTGATCATGCTGTTCCAACAACCGCAGCTCAGCGCCGTCTTTTCCTTTGCTCCAGGTTTCCGCATTCTCATTTGGGGCGCCGGCTTTGCCGCCGCCGTCCTGTTGGTCGATCTGTTGATTTCAAGTAAGGTACCGCCCGAGGTGACCGATGACGGAGGCATCAATGAGAAAATATTCAAGAACAGACCGTTATGGCATATAGCTGTGCTCTCGCTGGTTGTCGCTTTCTGCGAGGAGGTGTTGTTCCGCGGCGCCATCCAGGCTTCGTGGGGGCCTTATTGGACGAGCATTCTGTTCGCAGCCATACATATCCGATATTTGCAGCACTGGCTGATGACGGGCCTCGTATTTGGTATCAGCTACGGGCTCGGCTGGATTTATATCCAGACCGGATCGCTTTGGACACCGATCGCAGCTCATTTTCTCATCGATTTCATTATGGGCTGTATTCTTCGATACAGGAGAGAGGAATCATGA
- a CDS encoding rhodanese-like domain-containing protein, translating to MPFERVGPEDFKRKQENGELSDSLIIDVRELYEWEYYHWEEPVLMPMNTIPERLEELPKDKTIYVVCAHGVRSANVSYYLKQQGFEHVVNVDGGMAALAELSGFQYD from the coding sequence TTGCCTTTTGAACGAGTGGGTCCGGAAGACTTTAAGCGAAAGCAGGAAAATGGGGAGTTGTCGGATTCCCTTATTATTGATGTCAGGGAGCTGTATGAGTGGGAGTACTATCATTGGGAGGAACCGGTGCTCATGCCGATGAACACGATTCCGGAAAGGCTGGAGGAGCTTCCAAAGGACAAAACCATCTATGTTGTGTGCGCCCATGGGGTGCGCAGCGCCAATGTAAGCTATTATTTGAAGCAGCAAGGCTTCGAACATGTAGTCAATGTGGACGGAGGGATGGCGGCCTTGGCTGAGCTGTCCGGATTCCAATACGATTGA
- the serA gene encoding phosphoglycerate dehydrogenase: protein MFKVLVMDGISDMGIQMLYDAADVEVEKKNGLSEDELVAIIGEYDALMVRSATKVTERIMAAGSRLKVVGRAGVGVDNIDLEGATKRGIVVINAPDGNTIATCELTFAMMMASARSIPQAYKKTVGGEWDRKTFVGVELRNKVLGVLGMGRIGSEVAKRAKAFGMQVLGYDPFLTEERAEKIGVKLGTVNDICAKADFITVHTPLTNETRHMISRPQFELMKKGARIINCARGGIIDEMALMEAIDSGIVAGAAFDVFEQEPPAADHPFLNHPKVIVTPHLGASTVEAQENVAIDVSEEVLHILREQPFKNAVNMPPVPANVLNALQPYFNLGEKLGLFLGQTVDGPVSEIVVNYSGDLVDVDTSPLTRHIVKGVLANQLEGVNIVNAMHLAKTRDVNVVVQQSSASPTFTNLVSVTLKTKQQQHVLAGTLLAGYGERIVQIDQYPVDIAPSGNLLLISHNDRPGIIGKVGTLLGSNEVNIATMQVGRKVIGGQAIMVLTTDKKTPKDVMLQLSQLPEITDVIELTL from the coding sequence ATGTTTAAAGTGTTAGTCATGGACGGTATCAGCGATATGGGGATTCAAATGTTGTATGACGCCGCGGATGTTGAAGTTGAGAAAAAGAATGGTTTGTCCGAGGATGAACTCGTTGCAATTATCGGCGAGTACGACGCCCTCATGGTGCGCAGCGCCACGAAGGTAACCGAACGCATCATGGCTGCCGGAAGTAGGCTGAAAGTCGTTGGCCGGGCTGGTGTCGGTGTGGATAACATTGACTTGGAAGGCGCAACCAAACGCGGTATTGTCGTCATCAACGCTCCGGACGGCAACACTATTGCAACGTGTGAATTAACGTTCGCCATGATGATGGCCAGCGCACGTTCAATCCCGCAAGCATACAAGAAAACGGTTGGCGGCGAATGGGACCGCAAAACATTCGTTGGCGTTGAGCTTCGCAACAAGGTGCTTGGCGTTCTCGGTATGGGTCGCATCGGCAGCGAAGTGGCAAAGCGTGCAAAAGCATTCGGCATGCAAGTACTCGGCTACGACCCGTTCCTGACCGAAGAGCGTGCGGAGAAAATCGGCGTGAAGCTGGGAACGGTAAATGACATTTGCGCGAAAGCGGATTTCATTACGGTGCATACTCCGCTCACGAACGAAACCCGCCATATGATCAGCCGTCCGCAATTCGAGCTTATGAAAAAAGGCGCTCGCATCATCAACTGTGCCCGCGGCGGCATTATTGACGAAATGGCGCTGATGGAAGCCATCGATTCCGGTATCGTGGCAGGCGCAGCCTTCGACGTGTTTGAACAGGAGCCTCCTGCTGCAGACCATCCGTTCCTGAATCACCCAAAAGTGATCGTTACGCCGCATCTGGGCGCATCTACTGTTGAAGCCCAAGAGAATGTAGCTATCGACGTATCTGAAGAGGTGCTCCATATTCTTCGTGAACAACCGTTCAAGAATGCAGTTAACATGCCTCCGGTACCGGCAAACGTTCTGAACGCACTGCAGCCATACTTCAACTTAGGCGAGAAGCTTGGTTTATTCCTTGGCCAGACCGTCGATGGACCGGTAAGTGAAATCGTTGTGAACTATTCCGGTGATTTGGTCGATGTAGATACATCACCGCTCACCCGCCATATCGTCAAAGGCGTGCTGGCTAATCAGCTTGAGGGTGTCAATATCGTCAACGCGATGCACTTGGCCAAAACACGCGATGTGAACGTCGTCGTACAGCAATCCTCGGCTTCACCAACGTTTACCAATCTGGTTTCGGTAACACTCAAGACGAAGCAACAGCAGCACGTTCTTGCCGGTACCTTGCTCGCGGGTTACGGCGAACGTATTGTTCAGATCGATCAATACCCGGTAGACATCGCGCCATCCGGAAACCTGCTGCTGATCTCCCACAATGACCGTCCGGGAATCATCGGTAAGGTGGGTACCCTCTTGGGCAGCAATGAAGTCAACATCGCTACCATGCAAGTAGGTCGTAAAGTAATCGGCGGTCAGGCTATCATGGTGCTGACTACGGACAAGAAGACACCGAAGGACGTAATGCTGCAGTTGTCTCAACTGCCTGAAATCACTGACGTGATCGAACTGACTCTGTAA
- a CDS encoding ATP-binding protein, which produces MFILKSVVGKLWITIIGLVVVVLLTLSLFLFRYIETSFPKSQDQAETLSKLAVKAASEISLHQEEQRYLQVVNELLSAQDASVIIVTTDFKQIEAPVGQSKNKELRYNDLFMESDLQEVFAGEIKDNRLKNSGIPNSPLGGEYTAVAVPFMNPSQSQVAGALILYQITQSSEETQAYVKKLFVVVGVAGFLMTTFFAFFLLTRITQPIQQLKKAAHLISMGEYGTRVPITSTDEIGELGQTFNHMGEELSDTIKALSHEKEHLASILRSMADAVITFDADGRVILTNPQGDKIIQDWNQIKWSEDEPVRTGEQTEIAQISTIPIPLKPFFEAVISGATELTSKLHVKSEVWSVVMAPLYSHDIVRGVVAVIRNVTEEFRLDKLRKDFVANVSHELRTPLSMMQGYSEALIDDIAATPEERKELAQVIHDESLRMGRLVRDLLDLAKMETGKIELHFSELDVSAFLKRIHRKFAGLSKERGIVMSCAVPSETMVLCRADEDRLEQVLTNLLDNALRHTPAGAQIEISASEQKYKGKQAVLIEVSDQGYGIPAEDIPFIFERFYKADKARTRGASGGTGLGLAIVKNIVEAHQGTVQVKSQTGQGTTFSIMLPCKTT; this is translated from the coding sequence GTGTTTATATTAAAAAGCGTTGTTGGAAAGCTGTGGATTACTATTATCGGGCTGGTCGTTGTCGTGCTGCTCACGCTCAGCCTTTTTTTATTTCGCTATATTGAAACCTCCTTCCCTAAATCTCAGGATCAAGCGGAGACGCTGAGCAAGCTGGCAGTAAAAGCAGCCAGTGAAATCTCGCTTCATCAAGAGGAGCAGCGATACTTGCAGGTCGTTAATGAGCTGTTAAGCGCTCAGGATGCCAGCGTCATTATCGTCACTACGGATTTTAAACAAATAGAGGCGCCTGTAGGGCAATCCAAAAATAAAGAGCTTCGTTATAACGATTTATTTATGGAATCCGACCTGCAGGAAGTATTTGCAGGCGAAATCAAGGACAACCGGCTGAAAAACAGCGGTATTCCGAATTCACCGCTCGGCGGAGAATATACGGCGGTTGCCGTGCCGTTTATGAACCCATCGCAATCACAGGTAGCTGGAGCGCTGATCTTGTATCAGATCACCCAATCCTCGGAAGAGACGCAGGCTTATGTAAAAAAGCTGTTCGTGGTTGTTGGGGTTGCCGGCTTTTTGATGACGACCTTTTTTGCTTTTTTCCTCCTTACCCGAATTACCCAGCCGATTCAACAGCTTAAGAAAGCGGCACACCTAATCTCTATGGGTGAGTACGGCACCCGTGTACCGATCACGTCCACAGACGAGATCGGGGAGCTGGGTCAAACGTTTAATCACATGGGCGAAGAACTATCCGATACGATTAAGGCGCTTAGCCATGAGAAAGAGCATCTGGCCAGCATACTTCGAAGTATGGCCGATGCCGTTATCACTTTCGATGCGGATGGGCGAGTCATCCTAACGAACCCCCAAGGGGACAAGATAATTCAGGATTGGAATCAAATCAAATGGTCGGAGGACGAGCCGGTAAGGACAGGCGAGCAAACGGAAATTGCTCAGATAAGCACCATTCCGATACCGCTGAAGCCGTTCTTTGAAGCCGTCATCTCGGGCGCGACAGAGCTGACTTCCAAGCTTCATGTGAAAAGTGAAGTATGGTCTGTCGTCATGGCGCCGCTCTATTCCCACGATATCGTGCGTGGAGTCGTAGCCGTCATACGTAACGTGACGGAGGAGTTCCGCCTTGACAAGCTCCGAAAGGACTTTGTCGCCAATGTGTCTCACGAGCTGCGGACACCGCTCTCCATGATGCAAGGGTACAGTGAGGCGCTCATCGACGATATTGCGGCCACGCCGGAGGAACGGAAAGAGTTGGCACAGGTCATTCACGACGAATCGCTGCGTATGGGCAGGCTGGTCCGGGATTTACTTGATCTGGCCAAGATGGAAACCGGTAAAATAGAGCTCCATTTCAGTGAGCTGGATGTTTCTGCGTTCTTAAAGCGGATCCACCGTAAATTCGCAGGCCTTTCTAAAGAACGAGGTATTGTGATGAGCTGTGCGGTACCGAGTGAAACCATGGTGCTTTGTCGTGCGGACGAGGACCGGCTTGAGCAGGTGCTGACGAATTTACTGGACAATGCGCTTAGGCATACACCAGCCGGTGCTCAAATCGAAATCAGTGCTTCAGAGCAGAAGTATAAAGGAAAGCAGGCGGTTTTAATCGAGGTGTCGGATCAAGGCTATGGCATACCTGCGGAGGATATTCCGTTTATATTTGAGCGCTTCTATAAAGCGGATAAAGCCCGTACGAGGGGAGCGAGCGGAGGAACTGGCCTAGGTCTTGCGATTGTTAAAAATATCGTCGAAGCACATCAAGGAACCGTTCAGGTGAAGAGTCAAACCGGGCAAGGAACGACATTTTCCATCATGCTTCCATGCAAAACTACGTAA
- a CDS encoding response regulator transcription factor: MTDTNMSILVVDDEERIRRLLRMYLEKENYLIDEAEDGETALRKALETDYDLILLDIMLPGIDGNEVCARLRQVKSTPIIMLTAKGEETNRVQGFESGADDYVVKPFSPREVIYRVKAILRRSSVTAYLSKEVNSSNNIVFPNLVIEHDAHRVTAGGQEVALTPKEYELLHYLAVSPDKVFSREELLKDVWNYEFFGDLRTVDTHVKRLREKLNKVSPEAASMITTVWGVGYKLEVPK; the protein is encoded by the coding sequence ATGACAGACACAAATATGAGTATTTTGGTTGTGGATGATGAAGAACGGATCCGCCGGCTCTTACGAATGTATTTGGAGAAAGAGAATTACCTCATTGATGAGGCGGAGGATGGAGAAACGGCGCTTCGTAAAGCGCTTGAAACGGACTATGACTTGATATTGCTCGACATCATGCTTCCGGGCATCGACGGCAATGAAGTTTGTGCGCGACTGCGTCAAGTGAAATCGACTCCCATCATTATGTTGACGGCCAAAGGGGAAGAAACAAACCGCGTACAAGGATTTGAGTCCGGGGCCGACGATTATGTCGTGAAACCGTTCAGCCCGCGCGAGGTCATTTACCGGGTGAAAGCCATTTTAAGGCGTTCTTCAGTGACCGCTTATTTGTCCAAGGAAGTAAACTCCAGCAACAATATCGTATTTCCCAACCTGGTTATCGAGCATGATGCGCACCGGGTAACGGCTGGGGGGCAGGAGGTTGCGCTGACACCTAAGGAATATGAGCTGCTTCATTATTTGGCAGTATCGCCGGACAAAGTATTCTCCCGTGAAGAGCTTTTGAAGGATGTTTGGAACTATGAGTTTTTCGGTGATTTGCGCACGGTGGATACGCATGTTAAGCGGCTCCGAGAGAAGCTGAATAAAGTATCGCCGGAAGCAGCCTCCATGATTACGACCGTATGGGGTGTAGGCTACAAGCTAGAGGTGCCGAAGTAA
- the ccsA gene encoding cytochrome c biogenesis protein CcsA, which yields MSSSFLLVAFIVYCIAMLGFVIGITGQKSVQVTDPESYGRRWGKIGLGLTIIGFLSHVTFFFTRWAEAGHIPTSNMFEFMTFLGMMIVLAFIVLYLIYRTQALGVFALPLAIIMIGYASVFPQEIQPLIPALQSYWLKIHVTTAALGEAFFAVGFAAGIMYLLQSVNFEGTSRSERREQRGVEFTLFTLLIIIAFVGAIFSFKAAGYQAVYVQQEKYLDENNVEQIVMNESEYVLPPIVKPYQSEQLEMKPFLGMTQPLFEAPSWMEGVNSGRKLNTVIWSILLGTILYVLFRLIARKPLGQALQPLMKGIDPDDVDEIGYRSIAIGYPIFTLGALIFAMIWAEKAWGRFWGWDPKEVWALIVWLFYAAYLHFRLSRGWQGKKSAWLSVIGFLVVMFTLVGVNLVIAGLHSYSGT from the coding sequence GTGAGCAGTTCTTTCTTGCTCGTTGCTTTTATCGTATATTGTATTGCCATGCTTGGGTTTGTTATCGGCATTACGGGGCAAAAATCAGTACAAGTGACAGATCCTGAAAGCTATGGCCGGCGGTGGGGAAAGATCGGTCTTGGACTTACCATCATCGGTTTCTTGTCGCATGTGACGTTCTTCTTCACCCGTTGGGCTGAAGCAGGGCATATCCCTACCAGCAATATGTTCGAATTTATGACGTTCCTAGGCATGATGATCGTGCTTGCATTTATTGTGCTGTATTTGATATATCGGACTCAGGCGCTCGGGGTCTTCGCGCTGCCGCTAGCCATCATTATGATCGGCTATGCCTCTGTTTTCCCACAGGAAATTCAGCCTCTGATACCGGCGCTTCAGAGCTATTGGCTGAAAATTCACGTAACCACCGCTGCTTTGGGAGAGGCCTTCTTCGCTGTAGGCTTTGCTGCTGGAATTATGTACCTACTGCAAAGCGTTAACTTTGAAGGTACGAGCCGCAGTGAGCGGAGGGAGCAGCGCGGTGTTGAATTCACTCTGTTCACACTGCTTATAATAATCGCTTTCGTCGGCGCCATATTCAGCTTCAAAGCTGCCGGCTACCAAGCGGTCTACGTGCAGCAAGAGAAGTATTTGGACGAAAATAACGTGGAACAGATTGTGATGAATGAGAGCGAATATGTACTTCCTCCGATCGTCAAGCCTTATCAGAGTGAACAACTGGAGATGAAGCCGTTTCTCGGCATGACACAACCGTTGTTCGAGGCGCCTTCATGGATGGAAGGAGTCAACTCGGGAAGAAAGCTCAACACAGTCATCTGGTCGATTTTACTTGGAACGATTCTATATGTTTTATTCCGGTTGATCGCACGTAAACCGCTTGGCCAAGCTCTACAGCCGCTGATGAAAGGGATTGATCCGGACGATGTGGATGAGATCGGTTATCGTTCCATCGCCATCGGCTATCCGATCTTTACGTTGGGCGCTTTAATCTTTGCCATGATATGGGCGGAGAAAGCTTGGGGACGCTTCTGGGGATGGGATCCCAAAGAAGTGTGGGCCCTGATCGTATGGCTCTTTTATGCCGCGTATCTGCATTTTCGGTTGTCTCGCGGATGGCAGGGAAAAAAATCGGCATGGCTTTCCGTTATTGGTTTTCTCGTCGTGATGTTTACGCTCGTTGGCGTCAATTTGGTTATTGCCGGGCTGCACTCATACTCCGGTACGTAA
- a CDS encoding cytochrome c biogenesis protein ResB produces the protein MIHNTKCECGHQNHVGTVLCESCGKPLTDEDGNELLEMRYDGVARRSQRTNPGVLDRVWNFFSSVKVAIYLIIITLIGSSLGTIYPQENTFLNIDPSVYYKENYGTLGHIYYLLGLSHTFESWWFVTLLFMIGTSLVVCSLDRVLPLYRALNKQQIRKHLSFLTRQKVTYVGELPGGGHGEKASLDWMEKAAGLLRKQRYRVHTDGTALLAEKNRFSRWGPYINHIGLIIFLAAVLMRSIPGWHMDQHLSFPEGQIIKIPDSPYYLKNEKFTLELYTEEEMSEGFRDKGQIVPKIYETKAVLYKCTADCDDPVKEPVLTEVHRHDIQVNKPLMYEGLMAFQFDFRMSPMLLSVKPSLKDKQTGESYGSLDISMKKPAETYKAGPYELKLKAYFPEFGLDEKGMPLTKSNDPKMPAFVFEVKGPGLKPEGEPYMYFPRQVDKVNFRQDEINGALADRLELSVGSMEDVEISEYISFLNVRVDRAMPFIWVGAAISMIGLVMGFYWHHRRIWLRIDNGRLTLGAHTNKNWYGIRNEVAEVLKKSGLDIDPKTLERRVVQK, from the coding sequence ATGATTCATAATACAAAATGCGAATGCGGACATCAGAATCATGTCGGCACGGTACTGTGTGAATCCTGCGGCAAGCCTCTAACGGACGAGGACGGCAATGAGCTGCTGGAGATGCGGTACGATGGAGTCGCAAGACGCTCCCAACGTACCAATCCCGGTGTACTGGACAGGGTGTGGAACTTTTTCTCTTCAGTAAAAGTTGCTATATACCTGATCATCATTACGCTGATCGGCTCCTCACTCGGTACCATTTACCCGCAGGAGAACACGTTTCTGAACATCGATCCTTCGGTGTACTACAAAGAAAATTACGGAACCCTCGGGCATATTTACTATTTGCTGGGTTTGTCTCATACGTTTGAATCGTGGTGGTTTGTCACGCTGCTGTTCATGATCGGCACCTCGCTTGTCGTGTGCAGTCTGGACCGGGTGCTGCCGCTTTATCGAGCGCTCAACAAGCAGCAGATTCGCAAGCATCTCAGCTTTCTTACAAGACAGAAGGTGACTTACGTCGGAGAACTCCCAGGAGGGGGACACGGAGAGAAAGCGTCGCTGGATTGGATGGAGAAGGCCGCTGGTCTGCTGCGGAAGCAGCGCTACAGAGTGCATACGGACGGTACGGCGTTACTGGCTGAGAAAAATCGGTTCAGTCGGTGGGGACCTTATATCAATCATATTGGGCTCATTATTTTTTTGGCTGCCGTTCTGATGCGGAGCATACCCGGCTGGCATATGGATCAGCATCTCTCCTTCCCTGAAGGACAGATCATAAAAATACCAGACTCGCCTTATTATTTGAAAAACGAAAAGTTTACGCTGGAATTGTATACGGAAGAAGAAATGTCAGAGGGCTTCCGCGATAAAGGTCAAATAGTTCCGAAGATTTATGAAACGAAGGCTGTTCTGTACAAATGTACGGCGGATTGCGATGATCCGGTCAAGGAACCGGTGCTAACCGAAGTGCACCGTCATGACATCCAAGTCAACAAGCCTTTGATGTACGAAGGACTCATGGCCTTCCAATTCGACTTCAGGATGTCGCCGATGCTGCTTTCTGTCAAGCCTTCGCTTAAAGACAAACAAACGGGCGAAAGCTACGGCAGCTTGGATATATCGATGAAGAAGCCTGCGGAAACCTATAAGGCAGGACCTTATGAGCTGAAATTAAAAGCTTATTTTCCGGAGTTTGGATTGGATGAAAAGGGTATGCCGCTTACCAAATCCAATGATCCGAAAATGCCCGCATTTGTCTTCGAGGTGAAAGGTCCTGGATTGAAGCCTGAAGGCGAGCCTTACATGTACTTTCCGCGGCAGGTGGATAAGGTGAATTTCCGGCAGGATGAGATCAATGGTGCTTTAGCGGACAGGCTCGAGCTCTCCGTCGGTTCCATGGAAGATGTCGAAATATCGGAATATATCAGTTTCTTGAATGTTAGAGTGGATCGGGCAATGCCGTTCATATGGGTCGGGGCTGCGATTTCAATGATCGGTCTGGTGATGGGCTTTTATTGGCACCACCGACGGATATGGCTGCGCATTGATAACGGACGCCTTACGCTGGGCGCACATACAAACAAGAATTGGTATGGAATCCGTAATGAAGTAGCCGAGGTTCTGAAGAAATCGGGACTAGATATCGATCCCAAAACACTCGAAAGAAGGGTGGTCCAAAAGTGA
- a CDS encoding redoxin domain-containing protein — MGKHRQWIQIAIFAVIVAIGALTLTSQLFSNDKKPTQGAQAPNFKLLGLDGKTYELSDYKGRAVIVNFWGTFCEPCRDEMPALERQHAKWGDQLAVLGLNLDEPRVTVENFVSQYKVTFPILMDKNEEMRKRYGVSQYPTTFFVGPDGIVSQIRIGEMDEPFIEQTVAAMLK; from the coding sequence ATGGGAAAGCATAGACAATGGATTCAAATCGCCATTTTTGCCGTGATCGTGGCGATCGGCGCTTTGACGCTCACGAGCCAGTTATTCTCCAACGACAAAAAGCCGACCCAAGGGGCTCAGGCGCCCAATTTCAAGCTGCTCGGGCTTGACGGGAAAACCTATGAGCTGTCCGATTATAAGGGAAGGGCCGTTATAGTGAATTTCTGGGGGACATTCTGTGAGCCGTGCCGCGACGAGATGCCGGCATTGGAACGGCAGCATGCGAAGTGGGGAGATCAACTGGCCGTGCTGGGGCTGAATCTGGACGAACCAAGAGTGACTGTAGAAAATTTCGTCAGTCAGTACAAGGTAACGTTTCCCATCCTGATGGACAAAAACGAAGAAATGCGCAAGCGTTACGGGGTGTCTCAGTACCCGACCACATTCTTTGTAGGACCTGACGGTATTGTTAGTCAAATCCGAATCGGCGAAATGGATGAACCATTCATTGAGCAAACGGTTGCGGCTATGCTGAAGTAA
- a CDS encoding pseudouridine synthase, whose protein sequence is MERLQKVLAEAGVASRRKCEELITAGRVEVNDQVVTTLGVKVDPSQDFIKVDGRPIRRQAKVYVIFNKPKGVITSAQDPEGRKTVTEFFKNIKERIYPIGRLDYDTEGLLLLTNDGDFAHLLTHPKHHVPRTYLASVKGVPHGSQLDKLRGGIELDDGMTSPAEVEYQDVDTDKKEAVVKITIYEGRNRQVRRMFDAIHHPVVKLKRVQFGPLQLSGLPRGKYRHLTLQEVEELRQEALSAGEGKTHKIQKGE, encoded by the coding sequence ATGGAACGTTTGCAAAAAGTATTGGCCGAAGCGGGTGTGGCCTCCCGTCGTAAGTGTGAAGAATTGATTACCGCAGGGCGTGTGGAAGTCAATGATCAAGTAGTAACTACCCTGGGCGTTAAGGTGGATCCGTCCCAGGATTTCATTAAAGTGGACGGGCGTCCAATCCGGCGCCAGGCCAAAGTGTATGTGATTTTCAACAAGCCGAAGGGTGTCATTACCAGTGCGCAGGACCCGGAAGGCCGCAAAACGGTTACAGAATTTTTCAAAAATATCAAAGAGCGCATTTATCCGATCGGACGGCTCGATTATGATACCGAAGGGCTGCTCCTGCTGACCAATGATGGCGATTTTGCTCATCTGCTCACGCATCCGAAACACCATGTGCCTCGTACCTATCTGGCTTCGGTCAAGGGGGTTCCTCACGGCAGCCAATTGGACAAGCTGAGAGGCGGCATTGAGCTGGACGATGGCATGACCTCACCAGCTGAAGTGGAATATCAGGACGTGGATACGGACAAAAAGGAAGCGGTCGTTAAAATTACCATTTATGAGGGACGTAACCGGCAGGTGCGGCGTATGTTCGACGCCATTCATCATCCGGTCGTGAAGCTGAAGCGGGTTCAGTTCGGCCCGCTTCAGCTTTCCGGTCTGCCCAGAGGCAAATACCGTCATCTGACCCTGCAGGAAGTGGAAGAGCTGAGGCAGGAAGCGCTGTCGGCAGGAGAAGGCAAGACACATAAAATTCAAAAAGGTGAATAA
- a CDS encoding spore maturation protein: MYDLVNLISSWAIPVIIVFIPLYAAYRKVPVYESFVDGAKDGFDTAIRIIPHLVGMMVAISVFRASGALDLFIGVLKPICEAIGLPTEVVPLAFLRPITGAGSLAFTTDLISQFGPDSMVGRIASTIQGSTDTTLYVITVYFGAIGIRKASYALKVGLISDAIGFIASVVICYLVFV, encoded by the coding sequence GTGTATGATTTGGTCAACCTGATCTCCTCATGGGCCATCCCGGTTATCATTGTTTTCATACCGCTCTACGCAGCTTACCGTAAAGTGCCCGTCTATGAATCTTTCGTAGACGGAGCCAAGGACGGATTTGACACGGCCATCCGCATCATCCCTCATCTGGTCGGGATGATGGTCGCCATCAGCGTGTTTCGCGCGTCCGGAGCCTTGGATCTGTTTATCGGAGTGCTAAAGCCGATTTGTGAGGCCATTGGACTGCCGACGGAGGTGGTCCCTCTCGCTTTTCTCCGGCCGATCACCGGCGCTGGGTCACTCGCCTTCACCACCGATCTGATCTCGCAGTTCGGTCCCGATTCGATGGTTGGACGTATTGCATCTACCATTCAGGGCAGCACCGATACCACGCTTTATGTGATAACGGTTTATTTTGGAGCGATCGGTATCCGCAAGGCCAGCTACGCCTTGAAGGTAGGTCTGATCTCCGATGCTATCGGTTTTATTGCATCCGTCGTCATTTGCTATCTTGTATTCGTTTGA
- a CDS encoding nucleoside recognition domain-containing protein codes for MVNYIWLFFMVAGFIVAAFQGRIDLVTEAVFDGAKSGVTVCFGLISIMVFWLGMMRIAEDAGLLQKMARLLSPIVRSLFPGVPRNHPALGYIMSNMSANIFGLGNAATPMGIKAMQELQKLNSHKDIASPAMCTLLALNTASITLIPTTLIAIRMSYNSAHPAEIVGTTLLATFVSTMAAILVDRWYRRRSTPLGPGKG; via the coding sequence ATGGTGAATTACATCTGGTTGTTTTTTATGGTCGCCGGGTTTATCGTCGCTGCTTTTCAAGGCAGAATCGATCTGGTGACGGAAGCCGTATTTGATGGCGCCAAGAGTGGTGTTACCGTCTGCTTCGGACTTATCAGCATCATGGTATTTTGGCTTGGTATGATGCGAATCGCAGAGGATGCAGGGCTTCTTCAGAAGATGGCCCGCCTATTAAGTCCGATCGTTCGCTCCTTATTCCCAGGCGTCCCTAGGAATCACCCGGCGCTTGGGTATATTATGTCTAACATGAGCGCGAACATCTTCGGCTTAGGCAATGCCGCTACTCCGATGGGCATCAAGGCGATGCAGGAGCTGCAGAAGTTGAATTCGCATAAAGATATCGCGAGTCCGGCCATGTGCACGCTGCTTGCGCTCAATACCGCAAGTATCACTCTGATTCCTACGACGTTGATCGCGATCCGCATGAGCTACAACTCGGCTCATCCTGCGGAAATCGTTGGGACAACTCTTCTGGCAACCTTCGTCTCCACCATGGCTGCAATCTTGGTGGACCGATGGTATCGGCGCAGGAGCACGCCGCTCGGACCAGGGAAAGGATGA